TGGCCAGCGTGCAGGCCACAGCGCAGGAGCTGACTTATCCGAAGAAGAACATCACCGTCATCATCCCGAAGAATCCGGGTGGCGGCACGGATACCTCAGCCCGCCTGACACTGGAGTATGCCAAGAAATACCTGCCGGAAGGCGTGATTTTCGTTCCGGAAAACAAGCCCGCTGGCAACGGCGTGACGGGCCTGATCGAGGCTGCCCGCGCAAAGCCCGATGGGCAGACACTGGTCATGACCACCGTTGAACTGGCTATGTTCCCGCATCAGAACAAGTCGCCGGTCAACTACGAGAACTTCACCGGTCTTTATGCACCGATCGCCGACCCGGCTTCTCTGGTTGTCAACGCCGACAGCCCGTACAAGACGCTGGAGGATTTCGTCGAAGCTGCCAAGGAAAACCCGGGGAAAATCCAGGTTGCCAACTCCGGAACGGGCGCGATCTATGATCTTGCCACGATCAACATGGAACAGCAGCTGGGTATCGACC
This sequence is a window from Martelella sp. AD-3. Protein-coding genes within it:
- a CDS encoding tripartite tricarboxylate transporter substrate binding protein yields the protein MLKAIGLALCGVLALASVQATAQELTYPKKNITVIIPKNPGGGTDTSARLTLEYAKKYLPEGVIFVPENKPAGNGVTGLIEAARAKPDGQTLVMTTVELAMFPHQNKSPVNYENFTGLYAPIADPASLVVNADSPYKTLEDFVEAAKENPGKIQVANSGTGAIYDLATINMEQQLGIDLKRIPYSEGIGPAIAALVGGHVDAVVTTPGAAKPQIDAGALRMLGVMDSKRFALFPDVPTFNEVLGAGTDTQLRAWAAIAGPANMPADVKGQLIEVFKAVAADPDFQQAMKNQGIMPSTLVGDEVQDMMKRDDEMYAKLIEDSKNSQ